In Corynebacterium nuruki S6-4, the following proteins share a genomic window:
- a CDS encoding acetyl-CoA C-acetyltransferase, translating to MTNSTGQGNTGIPEAFIYEAVRTPRGKGKPGGSLHTVKPVDLLSGLIAEILERNPGIAPEAIGDIITGVVSPLGDQGMDIARTAALNAGLPFSTTGVQLNRYCASGLTALNIGAMKIRSGWEDLVLAGGVESMSRVPMGSDGGALALDPETSFYTDFVPQGISADLIATLDGVSREELDAYAARSHARAAQAWDEGRFDNSVVPVKDINGLTVLDRDETIRPGTTVEKLAGLRPAFAMIGDQGGFDAVAQTKYPQVEKIDHQHHGGNSSGIVDGASLILVGSENAGGKYGLTPRARVVAAATTGVEPTIMLTAPAPAARAALDKAGLTPEDIDVWEINEAFASVVLRAQRELNIPDEKLNINGGAIAMGHPLGATGAMITGTAVDELHRTGGRYALITLCVAAGMGVATIIERV from the coding sequence ATGACGAACTCCACCGGCCAGGGGAACACAGGCATCCCCGAGGCCTTCATCTACGAGGCCGTCCGCACCCCCCGCGGCAAGGGCAAGCCCGGCGGCAGCCTCCACACGGTCAAGCCCGTCGATCTGCTCAGCGGTCTGATCGCCGAGATCCTCGAGCGCAACCCCGGTATCGCCCCCGAGGCGATCGGCGACATCATCACCGGTGTCGTCTCCCCGCTCGGCGACCAGGGCATGGACATCGCCCGCACCGCCGCCCTCAACGCCGGCCTGCCGTTCTCCACCACCGGCGTGCAGCTCAACCGCTACTGCGCCTCGGGCCTGACCGCCCTGAACATCGGTGCGATGAAGATCCGCTCCGGCTGGGAGGACCTCGTCCTCGCCGGCGGCGTGGAGTCCATGTCGCGGGTCCCGATGGGTTCCGACGGCGGCGCCCTGGCGCTCGACCCGGAGACCTCCTTCTACACCGACTTCGTGCCGCAGGGCATCTCCGCCGACCTCATCGCCACCCTCGACGGTGTCTCCCGTGAGGAGCTGGACGCCTACGCCGCCCGCTCCCACGCCCGCGCCGCCCAGGCCTGGGACGAGGGCCGCTTCGACAACTCGGTCGTCCCGGTCAAGGACATCAACGGTCTGACCGTCCTGGACCGCGACGAGACGATCCGCCCCGGCACCACCGTGGAGAAGCTGGCCGGACTGCGTCCCGCCTTCGCCATGATCGGCGACCAGGGTGGTTTCGACGCCGTCGCCCAGACGAAGTACCCGCAGGTCGAGAAGATCGACCACCAGCACCACGGCGGCAACTCCTCCGGCATCGTCGACGGCGCCTCCCTCATCCTCGTCGGCTCCGAGAACGCCGGCGGGAAGTACGGTCTGACCCCGCGCGCCCGCGTCGTCGCCGCCGCGACGACCGGTGTGGAGCCCACCATCATGCTCACCGCCCCCGCCCCCGCGGCCCGCGCCGCGCTCGACAAGGCCGGCCTGACCCCCGAGGACATCGATGTCTGGGAGATCAACGAGGCCTTCGCCTCCGTCGTCCTGCGTGCCCAGCGTGAGCTGAACATCCCGGACGAGAAGCTGAACATCAACGGTGGCGCCATCGCGATGGGCCACCCGCTGGGTGCCACCGGCGCGATGATCACCGGCACCGCCGTCGACGAGCTGCACCGCACCGGCGGACGCTACGCCCTGATCACCCTCTGCGTCGCCGCCGGCATGGGCGTCGCCACCATCATCGAGCGCGTTTAA
- a CDS encoding quaternary amine ABC transporter ATP-binding protein: MSAVKAEHLYKVFGRHGKEVIRRLEQGEDRSELTNLGTAAVIDANFEVAEGEIFVVMGLSGSGKSTLIRMINGLWKPTAGTVEVMGKNISDLNNRELRDLRAKHVSMVFQHFALLPHRTVRDNAAYALEIQGVGKEERLAKADEWLGKVGLAGWGDSLPGELSGGMQQRVGLARALAAETDILLMDEAFSALDPLIRTEMQDQLIELQHDLKKTIIFISHDLNEAMKLGDRIAIMRNGRINQIGTATEILTHPADSYVEKFIADVDRSRIITAANIMQPVEENVDTGGWAVVHPDDNVSDLWEASAQANGQVGVVDDGKVVGRVGYSDIVGAMVPAEADSPDDAADADGATDTATDEAADTGKKED; encoded by the coding sequence ATGAGTGCGGTAAAGGCCGAACACCTGTACAAGGTCTTCGGCAGACACGGTAAAGAGGTCATCAGGCGGCTCGAACAGGGGGAGGACCGCAGTGAGTTGACGAACCTGGGGACCGCCGCCGTCATTGACGCGAATTTCGAGGTCGCCGAGGGGGAGATTTTCGTCGTGATGGGCCTGTCCGGCTCCGGAAAATCGACCCTCATCCGCATGATCAACGGGCTGTGGAAACCCACGGCGGGCACGGTCGAGGTCATGGGGAAGAATATCTCCGACCTCAACAACCGGGAGCTGCGTGACCTGCGTGCCAAGCACGTGTCCATGGTCTTCCAGCACTTCGCGCTGCTGCCGCACCGCACGGTGCGGGACAATGCCGCCTACGCCCTGGAGATCCAGGGTGTGGGCAAGGAGGAGCGGCTGGCCAAGGCTGACGAGTGGCTCGGCAAGGTCGGCCTCGCCGGCTGGGGCGACAGCCTGCCCGGCGAGCTCTCCGGCGGTATGCAACAGCGGGTGGGACTGGCCCGCGCGCTCGCCGCGGAGACCGACATCCTGCTCATGGACGAGGCGTTCTCCGCGCTCGACCCGCTGATCCGCACCGAGATGCAGGACCAGCTCATCGAGCTGCAGCACGACCTGAAGAAGACCATCATCTTCATCAGCCACGACCTCAACGAGGCGATGAAGCTCGGCGACCGGATCGCGATCATGCGCAACGGTCGGATCAACCAGATCGGCACCGCCACCGAGATCCTCACCCACCCGGCCGACAGCTACGTGGAGAAGTTCATCGCGGACGTCGACCGGTCGCGCATCATCACCGCCGCCAACATCATGCAGCCGGTCGAGGAGAACGTCGACACCGGCGGCTGGGCCGTGGTCCACCCCGACGACAATGTCTCGGACCTGTGGGAGGCCTCGGCGCAGGCCAACGGTCAGGTCGGCGTGGTCGACGACGGCAAGGTCGTCGGCCGGGTCGGATACTCCGACATCGTCGGCGCGATGGTGCCCGCCGAGGCGGACTCCCCTGATGACGCTGCTGACGCTGACGGAGCCACCGACACGGCCACCGACGAGGCCGCCGACACCGGGAAGAAGGAGGACTAG
- a CDS encoding glycosyltransferase family 4 protein yields MRVLLLCWRDVGHPEGGGSEVYLERVAEYLADPAHGGHDVTVRTARYPGSVRTERRNGVTYVRGGGKITVYTTAWWYMLRHRFGPASGRFDVAVDTQNGMPFFARIFAGMFGGARTILLTHHCHREQWPDAGPVVSRVGWFVESRLSPLVNRDVPYVTVSDSSRRELEDLGVDPGRIRIIHNGVDVPEELQAGRTLPPRPEVTPGGAPHLVTLSRLTPLKQIEHAVDALAGILPAYPGAVLDIVGDGWWADNLHRYVADRGLGGHVVFHGHVDGDDKQRLLAGAALHLMPSRKEGWGLAVIEAGLHGVPTVGYSTSAGLRDSVVAGETGVLVDDRDAFTAAVRELLDNDGLRRRLGEAARTRALGFSWDATGAAWRDLIEHR; encoded by the coding sequence ATGAGAGTTCTTCTGCTGTGCTGGCGGGATGTCGGCCACCCTGAGGGCGGGGGCAGCGAGGTCTACCTCGAGCGCGTCGCCGAGTACCTGGCGGACCCCGCACACGGCGGCCACGACGTCACCGTCCGCACCGCCCGCTACCCGGGGTCCGTCCGGACCGAACGGCGCAACGGGGTGACCTACGTCCGCGGCGGCGGGAAGATCACTGTCTACACCACCGCCTGGTGGTACATGCTCCGCCACCGGTTCGGGCCGGCGTCCGGCCGTTTCGATGTCGCCGTGGACACCCAGAACGGCATGCCGTTCTTCGCCCGCATCTTCGCCGGCATGTTCGGCGGTGCCCGGACCATCCTGCTCACCCACCACTGCCACCGGGAACAGTGGCCGGACGCCGGCCCCGTGGTCTCCCGCGTCGGCTGGTTCGTCGAATCCCGGCTGTCGCCGCTGGTCAACCGGGACGTCCCCTATGTCACCGTCTCCGATTCGAGCCGGCGGGAGCTCGAGGATCTGGGCGTGGATCCCGGACGGATCCGGATCATCCACAACGGTGTGGACGTGCCGGAGGAGCTGCAGGCCGGCCGCACGCTGCCACCCAGGCCGGAGGTGACCCCGGGCGGTGCCCCGCACCTGGTCACCCTCTCGCGGCTCACCCCGCTCAAGCAGATCGAGCACGCGGTGGACGCCCTCGCCGGCATCCTCCCGGCCTACCCGGGCGCGGTCCTCGACATCGTCGGCGACGGCTGGTGGGCCGACAATCTCCACCGCTACGTCGCCGACCGGGGGCTCGGCGGCCACGTGGTCTTCCATGGTCACGTCGACGGTGACGACAAGCAGCGGCTGCTCGCCGGTGCGGCGCTGCACCTCATGCCCAGCCGGAAGGAGGGGTGGGGGCTCGCGGTGATCGAGGCGGGCCTGCACGGCGTCCCGACGGTCGGCTACTCGACCTCGGCGGGGCTGCGCGACAGCGTGGTCGCGGGGGAGACCGGCGTGCTCGTCGACGACCGGGACGCCTTCACCGCGGCGGTCCGCGAACTGCTCGACAATGACGGTCTGCGACGGCGACTGGGGGAGGCCGCCCGCACCCGCGCGCTCGGCTTTTCGTGGGACGCCACGGGCGCGGCCTGGCGGGACCTCATCGAACACCGCTGA
- a CDS encoding class I SAM-dependent methyltransferase yields the protein MRRAGTRGHGDATSLPTLRRRATLRRSLGLLADFRFEQSDPDRFYGHLAADTVGLLSDIWADAGDTASPRATSHGTTPLAGTRILDVGGGPGYFGRAFATAGVDNYVTCEPDVGEMAAAGIRLASSVRGSGMDLPFADKAFDLTYSSNVAEHVCDPWRMADEMLRVTRPGGLVVFSYTCWLGPFGGHETGLWQHYVGGEFAARRYEKKHGRPPKNRWGESLFNVSCADGLHYAAALPDRQDSPDAVTDTAPAAPDPDHPYPAELVAAFPRYHPWWAWWLTRVPGLREVGVSNLVLVLRRR from the coding sequence GTGAGACGAGCCGGCACCCGCGGCCACGGGGACGCCACGTCTCTTCCCACCCTCCGCCGCCGCGCGACACTGCGGCGCTCCCTCGGTCTTCTCGCCGACTTCCGGTTCGAGCAGTCCGACCCGGACCGGTTCTACGGGCACCTCGCCGCGGACACGGTCGGCCTGCTGTCCGACATCTGGGCGGACGCCGGGGACACGGCGTCCCCCAGAGCAACGTCGCACGGCACAACGCCCCTGGCGGGGACCCGGATCCTCGACGTCGGTGGTGGCCCCGGCTACTTCGGCCGGGCCTTCGCCACAGCCGGCGTCGACAACTACGTGACCTGCGAACCCGACGTCGGGGAGATGGCCGCGGCGGGCATCAGACTGGCGTCCTCGGTGCGGGGATCGGGCATGGACCTGCCCTTCGCGGACAAGGCCTTCGACCTCACCTACTCCTCCAACGTCGCCGAGCACGTCTGTGACCCGTGGCGGATGGCGGACGAGATGCTGCGCGTCACCCGCCCCGGCGGCCTCGTCGTCTTCTCCTACACCTGCTGGCTCGGGCCCTTCGGCGGGCACGAGACCGGCCTGTGGCAGCACTATGTCGGCGGCGAGTTCGCGGCGCGCCGCTACGAGAAGAAACACGGCCGCCCGCCGAAGAACCGGTGGGGTGAGTCCCTGTTCAACGTCTCCTGCGCCGACGGACTGCACTATGCCGCAGCACTGCCGGACCGGCAGGACAGTCCGGACGCCGTCACCGACACCGCACCAGCTGCACCGGACCCCGACCACCCGTACCCCGCCGAGCTTGTGGCCGCCTTTCCCCGCTACCACCCGTGGTGGGCGTGGTGGTTGACGCGTGTTCCGGGACTGCGCGAGGTGGGGGTCTCGAACCTGGTCCTGGTGCTGCGGCGGCGGTAG
- a CDS encoding DUF3068 domain-containing protein, which produces MKRILTHTALVVGVALLVLAVALPAVVLPAGKVIPKDIDTYVATAPAQGRLLDSAAMAAGKAVGDNARRPECRGAAPDKPVSCFIWHDIELKNQQHLIAQEPTSKKKVTLEAGSSLVRTDLPEPRNLVTSTVDRTTLDRRTAMPVDEPVSSLDITAPGVPGSGGDRVEEETPQFTRTGLQFRFPFGTQKKAYPYFDRQVLRTRNIDFVDKEKIDGETVYRYEQVIHPTEQFPQVEQMLSSDGDLSDADRQTLASLKLTFPAKVWGLTADDVDGWDGRGEGPDVEMSRYYTVHRTLHVHPKTGVIVNEEEETWLFYARDAADADRIVADKDRELDNPQRTALYYPGAYDDATVEAQMSEAKSATRWMNTVGQYIPWGAGIIGILLVGYAVVLIRRS; this is translated from the coding sequence ATGAAGAGAATCCTCACCCACACGGCACTCGTCGTCGGGGTGGCGCTGCTCGTGCTCGCCGTTGCGCTCCCCGCCGTCGTGCTGCCGGCCGGGAAGGTGATTCCCAAGGACATCGACACCTATGTGGCGACAGCACCCGCACAGGGTCGGCTGCTGGACTCCGCGGCGATGGCGGCGGGGAAGGCCGTCGGCGACAATGCGCGGCGTCCGGAATGCCGGGGTGCCGCGCCGGACAAGCCGGTGAGCTGCTTCATCTGGCACGACATCGAGCTGAAGAACCAGCAGCACCTCATCGCCCAGGAGCCGACCTCCAAGAAGAAGGTCACGCTCGAGGCGGGCAGCTCCCTGGTCCGCACCGACCTGCCCGAACCCCGCAACCTCGTCACCTCCACCGTCGACCGCACCACCCTGGACCGCAGGACCGCCATGCCGGTCGACGAGCCGGTCTCCTCCCTCGACATCACCGCCCCCGGGGTCCCCGGCAGCGGTGGTGACCGGGTCGAGGAGGAGACCCCCCAGTTCACCCGCACCGGACTGCAGTTCCGGTTCCCGTTCGGGACGCAGAAGAAGGCCTACCCGTACTTCGACCGGCAGGTCCTGCGCACCCGGAACATCGACTTCGTCGACAAGGAGAAGATCGACGGGGAGACCGTCTACCGCTATGAGCAGGTCATCCACCCCACCGAACAGTTCCCGCAGGTCGAGCAGATGCTCTCCTCCGACGGGGACCTGTCGGACGCGGACCGGCAGACCCTCGCCTCCCTGAAACTCACCTTCCCCGCGAAGGTCTGGGGGCTCACCGCCGACGACGTCGACGGCTGGGACGGTCGGGGGGAGGGCCCCGACGTGGAGATGAGCCGGTACTACACCGTCCACCGCACCCTCCACGTCCACCCGAAGACCGGTGTGATCGTCAACGAGGAGGAGGAGACGTGGCTGTTCTACGCCCGGGACGCCGCCGACGCCGACCGCATCGTCGCCGACAAGGACCGCGAACTCGACAATCCGCAGCGCACCGCGCTCTACTACCCCGGTGCCTACGATGACGCGACGGTTGAGGCACAGATGTCGGAGGCGAAGTCCGCGACCCGGTGGATGAACACCGTCGGCCAGTACATCCCGTGGGGTGCGGGCATCATCGGGATCCTGCTCGTCGGGTACGCGGTCGTCCTCATCCGACGCAGCTGA
- a CDS encoding glycine betaine ABC transporter substrate-binding protein: MTTRLTTSLSKRTGVRRGVRTVGGVLAAGALTLTIGACGAKNSNDQVEGGGGSSVTDQFADCTPGDGSADVSQMETDGNKSLTLAAFNGWDESFAASHLLKYVLEKEGYSVDIQELDAGPGYTGLSQGDIDVAVDTWLPVTHESYLKQFGDKIEAQGCWYDNAKLTLAVNDDSPAKSISDLKDMGDDYGKRLVGIEPSAGLTEQTKKAIPVYGLDDWNFQISSTPAMLAELKKATNAGDDIAVTLWRPHWAYDAFPVRDLEDPEGAMGDAENIFNFSRTGFDDDNPYVAQLLHNLVINDDNLASLENIMFSDDHYGGKNKDKAVAEWAEAHPDFITDWKAGTLGGK; this comes from the coding sequence ATGACTACCAGGCTGACTACCAGTCTCAGTAAGCGCACCGGCGTCCGACGCGGCGTCCGGACCGTCGGCGGCGTCCTCGCGGCCGGCGCCCTCACACTGACCATCGGCGCGTGCGGCGCGAAGAACTCCAATGACCAGGTCGAGGGCGGCGGTGGCAGCAGTGTCACCGATCAGTTCGCCGACTGCACCCCCGGTGACGGGTCCGCGGACGTGTCGCAGATGGAGACCGACGGCAACAAGTCCCTCACGCTGGCCGCATTCAACGGCTGGGACGAGTCCTTCGCGGCATCCCACCTGCTCAAGTACGTCCTCGAGAAGGAGGGCTACTCGGTGGACATCCAGGAACTGGACGCCGGCCCCGGCTACACCGGGCTGTCCCAGGGGGACATCGACGTCGCCGTGGACACCTGGCTGCCGGTGACGCACGAAAGCTACCTGAAGCAGTTCGGTGACAAGATCGAGGCCCAGGGCTGCTGGTACGACAACGCGAAGCTCACGCTGGCCGTCAACGACGATTCCCCGGCGAAGTCCATCTCCGATCTCAAGGACATGGGTGACGACTACGGTAAGCGGCTCGTCGGTATCGAGCCGAGTGCCGGGTTGACCGAGCAGACCAAGAAGGCCATCCCGGTCTACGGTCTCGACGACTGGAACTTCCAGATCTCCTCGACACCCGCGATGCTCGCCGAGTTGAAGAAGGCGACGAACGCCGGCGACGATATCGCCGTCACCCTGTGGCGTCCGCACTGGGCCTACGACGCGTTCCCGGTCCGGGACCTCGAGGATCCCGAGGGCGCGATGGGCGATGCGGAGAACATCTTCAACTTCTCCCGCACCGGTTTCGACGACGACAACCCCTATGTCGCCCAACTGCTGCACAACCTCGTCATCAACGACGACAATCTCGCGTCGCTGGAGAACATCATGTTCTCCGACGACCACTACGGCGGCAAGAACAAGGACAAGGCGGTCGCGGAGTGGGCGGAGGCACACCCCGACTTCATCACGGACTGGAAGGCCGGCACCCTCGGCGGGAAGTAG
- a CDS encoding ABC transporter permease — protein sequence MGTIANPDVPLGDWVSDFIDWFTDAFSWLLDFIGTVLDGLHDAFHWVLDSPTYPWLVVIFGLTAWAAVSWKAGIFTAVGFYLVRAVDEWPQAMETLSQVLVAVLIAVIISVPLGIWAAKSETCSKIVKPVLDFMQAMPALAYLVPIIVIFGIGVTPGMIATLIFCMPPGVRFTELAIRQVDKETVEAGRAFGATPAHILFRIQLPLALPTIMAGINQVIMLALSMVVLAGMAGAPGLGADITAAISSINVPLGVNAGVAVVILAIFLDRVTAGLGNKTPLARAQKNA from the coding sequence GTGGGTACCATCGCCAATCCCGACGTTCCCCTCGGAGACTGGGTCTCCGACTTCATCGACTGGTTCACCGACGCGTTCAGCTGGCTGCTGGACTTCATCGGTACCGTCCTCGACGGCCTGCACGACGCCTTCCACTGGGTGCTCGACTCGCCGACCTACCCCTGGCTGGTCGTCATCTTCGGCCTCACCGCCTGGGCGGCGGTGAGCTGGAAGGCCGGTATCTTCACCGCGGTCGGTTTCTACCTGGTCCGGGCGGTCGACGAGTGGCCGCAGGCCATGGAGACCCTCTCCCAGGTCCTCGTCGCCGTGCTCATCGCCGTGATCATCTCGGTGCCGCTGGGTATCTGGGCGGCGAAGTCCGAGACCTGTTCGAAGATCGTCAAGCCGGTCCTCGACTTCATGCAGGCCATGCCGGCCCTGGCCTACCTGGTGCCGATCATCGTCATCTTCGGCATCGGCGTGACCCCCGGCATGATCGCCACCCTCATCTTCTGCATGCCGCCCGGTGTCCGCTTCACCGAGCTGGCGATCCGTCAGGTCGACAAGGAGACCGTCGAGGCCGGCCGCGCCTTCGGCGCGACCCCGGCGCACATTCTGTTCCGCATCCAGCTGCCGCTGGCGCTGCCGACGATCATGGCCGGCATCAACCAGGTCATCATGCTGGCCCTGTCCATGGTGGTGCTCGCCGGTATGGCCGGCGCCCCCGGCCTCGGCGCGGACATCACCGCGGCGATCAGCAGCATCAACGTGCCGCTGGGTGTCAACGCCGGTGTGGCGGTCGTCATCCTCGCCATCTTCCTGGACCGCGTGACCGCGGGTCTGGGCAACAAGACCCCGCTGGCCAGAGCACAGAAGAACGCATAG
- a CDS encoding 3-hydroxyacyl-CoA dehydrogenase NAD-binding domain-containing protein, with protein sequence MSDNIIGWESDGNGVVTLTIDDPTSPVNTMNDAFRASLKETAAKLVSGVEAKEVTGVIITSAKKTFFAGGDIKQMITSTPADAEATRDMVDGMKADMRAIETLGVPVVAALNGTALGGGLEIALVAHHRIASDVKGLKVGLPEVTLGLLPGGGGVTRVTRLLGLADALTKVLTTGAQFTAEKAQGLGLIDEIVPADQLIETARAWIAANPESAQPWDRKGFRIPGGTPSTPALAAMLPSFPANVTKQIKGAPMPAPKAILAAAVEGAQLKRIEDATAVETRYFVELVTGPTSTNMMQAFFFDLNHCNGGGSRPVQADGTPFPKTTFTKVGVIGAGMMGAAIAYVAAKAGIEVVLKDISQENADKGKAYSEGLEAKALKRGKTTEEKSAALLSRITPTADYADIADVDLVIEAVFENTELKHKVFAEIEAAVPDTCVLGSNTSTLPITGLAEGVDRKKDFIGLHFFSPVDKMPLIEIISGDETAPETLAKALDFARQIRKTPIVVNDSRGFYTSRVIGTVLNEAMRMFVEGVDPAVIEAAGRQAGYPAPQLQLQDELNLKLARKIGAENKAAAEAAGVAVDDGGVNALVDAMLDDYERPGKLEGKGFYEYDENGKRAGLWSGLRGELREKLGITPVTVPDAETTTAGHGLDTATGDGPAFIDLIERMLFIEALETQRCVDENVLTSDADANIGSILGIGYPAWTGGTRQFITNYARPVAAPLPADAGEDYPTTGVAGFVARAEELTATYGDRFAPVASLKG encoded by the coding sequence ATGAGCGACAACATCATCGGCTGGGAGTCCGACGGCAACGGCGTCGTCACCCTCACCATCGACGACCCGACCTCCCCGGTCAACACCATGAACGACGCCTTCCGCGCCTCGCTGAAGGAGACCGCCGCCAAGCTGGTCTCCGGTGTCGAGGCCAAGGAGGTCACCGGTGTCATCATCACCAGCGCGAAGAAGACCTTCTTCGCCGGCGGTGACATCAAGCAGATGATCACCTCCACCCCGGCGGACGCCGAGGCCACCCGCGACATGGTCGACGGGATGAAGGCCGACATGCGCGCCATCGAGACGCTCGGCGTCCCGGTCGTCGCCGCCCTCAACGGCACCGCCCTCGGCGGCGGCCTGGAGATCGCCCTTGTCGCCCACCACCGCATCGCCTCCGACGTGAAGGGCCTGAAGGTCGGCCTGCCCGAGGTCACCCTCGGCCTGCTGCCCGGTGGCGGCGGCGTCACCCGCGTCACCCGCCTGCTCGGCCTGGCGGACGCCCTGACCAAGGTGCTGACCACCGGTGCCCAGTTCACCGCCGAGAAGGCCCAGGGCCTGGGCCTGATCGACGAGATCGTCCCCGCCGACCAGCTCATCGAGACCGCCCGCGCCTGGATCGCGGCGAACCCGGAGTCCGCCCAGCCGTGGGACCGCAAGGGCTTCAGGATCCCCGGCGGCACCCCGTCCACCCCGGCGCTCGCGGCGATGCTGCCGAGCTTCCCGGCGAACGTCACCAAGCAGATCAAGGGCGCGCCGATGCCCGCCCCGAAGGCGATTCTCGCCGCGGCCGTCGAGGGTGCGCAGCTCAAGCGCATCGAGGATGCCACCGCCGTCGAGACCCGCTACTTCGTCGAGCTGGTCACCGGCCCGACGTCGACGAACATGATGCAGGCGTTCTTCTTCGACCTGAACCACTGCAACGGCGGCGGTTCCCGTCCGGTGCAGGCCGACGGCACCCCGTTCCCGAAGACCACCTTCACCAAGGTCGGCGTCATCGGCGCCGGCATGATGGGCGCGGCGATCGCCTACGTCGCCGCGAAGGCCGGCATCGAGGTCGTCCTCAAGGACATCAGCCAGGAGAACGCGGACAAGGGCAAGGCCTACTCCGAGGGCCTGGAGGCCAAGGCGCTGAAGCGCGGGAAGACGACCGAGGAGAAGTCCGCGGCACTGCTGTCGCGCATCACCCCGACCGCCGACTACGCCGACATCGCCGACGTCGACCTGGTCATCGAGGCCGTCTTCGAGAACACCGAGCTGAAGCACAAGGTGTTCGCCGAGATCGAGGCCGCGGTGCCGGACACCTGCGTGCTGGGTTCCAACACCTCGACCCTGCCGATCACCGGCCTGGCCGAGGGTGTGGACCGGAAGAAGGACTTCATCGGTCTGCACTTCTTCTCCCCGGTGGACAAGATGCCGCTCATCGAGATCATCTCCGGTGACGAGACCGCCCCGGAGACCCTGGCGAAGGCGCTGGACTTCGCCCGCCAGATCCGCAAGACCCCGATCGTGGTCAACGACTCCCGCGGTTTCTACACCTCCCGGGTCATCGGCACGGTCCTCAACGAGGCCATGCGCATGTTCGTCGAGGGTGTGGACCCGGCCGTCATCGAGGCCGCCGGCCGCCAGGCCGGTTACCCGGCCCCGCAGCTGCAGCTGCAGGACGAGCTGAACCTCAAGCTGGCCCGCAAGATCGGTGCGGAGAACAAGGCCGCCGCCGAGGCCGCGGGTGTCGCTGTCGACGACGGCGGCGTCAACGCGCTGGTGGACGCCATGCTCGACGACTACGAGCGCCCCGGCAAGCTCGAGGGCAAGGGCTTCTACGAGTACGACGAGAACGGGAAGCGCGCCGGCCTGTGGTCCGGCCTGCGTGGTGAGCTGCGCGAGAAGCTCGGCATCACCCCGGTCACCGTGCCGGACGCCGAGACCACGACCGCCGGCCACGGCCTGGACACGGCCACCGGCGACGGCCCGGCCTTCATCGACCTCATCGAGCGCATGCTGTTCATCGAGGCCCTGGAGACCCAGCGGTGTGTCGACGAGAACGTCCTGACCTCGGACGCGGACGCCAACATCGGCTCCATCCTCGGTATCGGCTACCCGGCGTGGACCGGCGGTACCCGCCAGTTCATCACGAACTACGCCCGCCCGGTCGCGGCCCCGCTGCCCGCGGACGCCGGTGAGGACTACCCGACCACCGGTGTGGCCGGCTTCGTCGCCCGTGCCGAGGAGCTCACCGCGACCTACGGTGACCGCTTCGCCCCGGTCGCCTCGCTGAAGGGCTAG